The Candidatus Binataceae bacterium genome has a segment encoding these proteins:
- a CDS encoding DUF1778 domain-containing protein, translating into MAGTAPARDDRIELRATREEKRLIAEAAAREQLDVTRFIMRNVLPVAREVVRRSERIVLSERDSKRVLELLEKPPKPTEALLAAARRRAKA; encoded by the coding sequence ATGGCCGGCACTGCGCCTGCAAGAGACGATCGGATAGAACTGCGCGCCACGCGCGAAGAAAAGCGCCTGATAGCAGAAGCTGCCGCGCGGGAACAGCTCGACGTGACGCGCTTCATCATGCGCAACGTGCTCCCGGTCGCGCGAGAGGTCGTGCGGCGCTCCGAGCGAATTGTGCTGTCGGAGCGGGACTCTAAGCGCGTACTTGAATTGCTGGAGAAGCCGCCGAAGCCAACCGAGGCGCTGCTCGCTGCCGCGAGGCGTCGCGCAAAGGCGTGA